A stretch of Candidatus Thermokryptus mobilis DNA encodes these proteins:
- a CDS encoding DMT family transporter gives MKILEKTAVKVFLFFLICFIWGSTWFVIKVGLQELPVFFSLSMRFLTASIVLLLLLRIFRISIPVNEKFIFLYLYLAFVSFLIPFSLVYWAEVTIPSNLASILFSTLPFFAALFSRLFLKEELNLLQRIGLIFGFVGVVLIFKMDTANYGSSFVLNKKFVLSMLAVILSALLNASVLIVVKKYGIEIHPLAINFLPLTLSGLMLLVLSSIFEDWGTVKLGIKGIGSVIYLGVFGSIVTFTVYYWLLKKVPAVIMSLTAFLTPVFAVLIGVFVGKEEISANILGGASLVLTGVLMVNSYFIFKK, from the coding sequence ATGAAAATTTTGGAAAAGACAGCCGTTAAGGTTTTCCTTTTCTTCTTGATTTGTTTTATCTGGGGTTCAACATGGTTTGTGATAAAGGTTGGACTGCAAGAATTGCCCGTTTTTTTCTCGCTTTCAATGAGATTTTTAACGGCAAGCATCGTTCTGTTGCTTTTACTAAGAATTTTTAGGATATCTATTCCAGTTAATGAAAAGTTCATCTTTCTATATCTTTACCTTGCTTTCGTTTCTTTTTTAATTCCTTTTTCACTTGTTTATTGGGCTGAGGTGACTATACCGAGCAACCTTGCGAGCATCCTTTTCTCAACTTTGCCTTTTTTCGCTGCTTTATTTTCAAGGTTATTCTTAAAGGAAGAGCTTAATTTATTACAACGCATCGGACTAATTTTTGGATTTGTTGGAGTGGTGTTAATTTTTAAAATGGACACAGCTAATTACGGAAGTTCTTTCGTTCTGAATAAAAAATTTGTTCTGAGCATGTTAGCTGTCATTTTAAGCGCACTTTTAAATGCTTCTGTTTTAATTGTTGTTAAGAAGTATGGCATTGAAATTCACCCTCTCGCCATTAATTTTTTACCTTTGACATTAAGCGGTCTTATGCTTCTTGTTTTATCAAGTATCTTTGAGGATTGGGGAACGGTAAAGTTAGGAATTAAAGGCATTGGGAGTGTAATTTATCTTGGTGTGTTCGGTTCAATTGTTACATTCACGGTGTATTACTGGCTTTTGAAGAAAGTTCCAGCAGTGATAATGTCGCTGACAGCGTTTTTAACACCTGTCTTTGCGGTGCTTATCGGTGTATTTGTGGGAAAGGAGGAAATTTCAGCAAACATTCTCGGTGGCGCATCTTTGGTTTTAACAGGCGTATTAATGGTGAATTCATATTTCATCTTCAAAAAATGA
- a CDS encoding DUF1015 domain-containing protein produces the protein MPKIKPFRGISYNKSLPIEKVVAPPYDVISEKERDELYELHEFNVIRLILNRDADRYERAKKIFDDWLKNNVLVEQNEEAIYIYEQKFEVDGELYKRVGIICLMKLEEFGKGNIFPHEKTFPKPKEDRFNLLKSTNAQFDHIFGIYSDPQFKLEKLIDEFKPSSPLFNFEFPSGGKVWHYLYDIKNAEFFEKVGEIFENLQIFIADGHHRYETGLMFRDYIASLHGGNYPSSYDYILTYLTNMEAEGLVILPTHRIISNVDKVELRHKFNSEKISAQFEIIKINSSQDFKKHFPLKNFRKGVFGVCLDRDDFLILKIKDKDMINSILPDHLPEPVKLLDVTILHEFIFNLLGLNTSEIKLSYTHNLDEALKLSEEVDKVAFILNPPSINDVKNVSLSGATMPQKSTYFYPKILSGIVMRRF, from the coding sequence ATGCCTAAAATAAAGCCATTTAGAGGCATCTCTTATAACAAAAGTTTGCCAATTGAAAAAGTTGTAGCACCGCCATACGATGTGATAAGCGAAAAGGAAAGAGACGAGCTTTATGAATTGCATGAGTTCAATGTCATAAGGTTGATTTTGAACAGAGACGCTGATAGATATGAAAGAGCCAAAAAAATTTTTGATGATTGGTTAAAAAATAATGTGTTGGTTGAGCAAAATGAAGAGGCGATTTACATCTACGAGCAAAAATTTGAAGTTGACGGGGAGCTTTACAAAAGGGTTGGGATTATATGCTTGATGAAGCTTGAGGAGTTCGGCAAGGGTAACATTTTCCCACATGAGAAAACCTTCCCGAAACCAAAAGAAGATAGATTTAACCTTTTGAAATCAACCAACGCGCAATTTGACCATATCTTTGGAATTTACTCCGACCCACAATTCAAACTTGAAAAATTAATTGATGAGTTCAAGCCAAGCTCGCCACTTTTCAATTTTGAATTTCCATCTGGGGGTAAGGTGTGGCATTATCTTTATGATATAAAAAATGCGGAATTTTTTGAAAAAGTCGGCGAAATTTTTGAAAATTTACAGATTTTCATCGCTGACGGTCATCATAGATATGAAACGGGCTTGATGTTCAGGGATTATATCGCTTCTCTTCATGGGGGGAATTACCCGAGTTCGTATGACTATATCTTGACATATTTAACAAACATGGAGGCAGAAGGTCTTGTTATCCTGCCAACGCATAGGATAATTTCAAATGTGGACAAAGTTGAGCTCAGACATAAATTCAACTCCGAGAAAATTTCAGCACAATTTGAGATAATTAAAATTAATTCAAGCCAAGATTTCAAAAAACACTTTCCTCTTAAAAACTTCCGGAAGGGAGTTTTTGGAGTTTGTCTTGATCGGGATGATTTTTTAATTTTGAAAATAAAAGACAAGGATATGATAAACTCAATTTTGCCTGATCATTTGCCCGAGCCGGTCAAATTGCTTGATGTGACGATTCTCCACGAATTTATTTTTAATTTGCTTGGGTTAAATACCTCGGAAATTAAACTTAGCTATACCCACAATTTAGATGAAGCGCTTAAACTTTCGGAGGAAGTTGATAAAGTTGCCTTTATTTTAAATCCACCGAGTATAAATGATGTCAAGAATGTTTCTCTTTCAGGAGCAACGATGCCTCAAAAATCAACATATTTTTACCCCAAAATTTTGTCAGGAATAGTAATGAGGAGATTTTAA
- a CDS encoding amino acid permease, translating into MHLFRKKSISQILAEAEGGENRLKRALSAFDLTALGIGAIIGAGIFALTGTASAGGAHHIGAGPAIVISFIITALACGFAALCYAELASMLPISGSAYTYSYAAFGEFIAWIIGWDLILEYAVGNIAVAISWSAYFVELLRGFGITLPAWLTTDYVRALNSPEILASAPKLTLPFLNKTIPIFFNLPAFGIVALITVVLVIGIRESSTFNAVMVAIKLVILLFFIIVGAFYVKPENWHPFAPNGWKGIMTGAALVFFAYIGFDAISTAAEETKNPQKDLPIGIIASLIITTILYIAVAIVLTGMIHYSELNVPEPLAKAFSVIGLNWAAGIVSFGAVVSTTAVLLVFQLGQPRIFFSMARDGLLPQWFAKIHPKFKTPYVTTILTGVFVAIPAAFADIGEAAELTNIGTLFAFVLTSGGVLILRYTSPETKRHFKTPLVPIVPILAILSCFYLMLSLPLITWIRFLIWLLIGLAIYFVYGIKHSKLIERESKS; encoded by the coding sequence GTGCATTTATTTAGAAAAAAATCAATTTCTCAAATTTTGGCAGAAGCGGAAGGTGGGGAAAATAGGTTAAAAAGGGCACTGAGTGCGTTTGATTTAACTGCCCTTGGTATCGGAGCTATAATTGGAGCTGGAATTTTCGCGCTCACGGGAACGGCTTCGGCAGGTGGTGCTCATCATATTGGAGCTGGACCAGCGATTGTAATCTCATTTATCATAACTGCTTTAGCGTGTGGGTTTGCTGCTTTGTGCTACGCTGAGCTTGCATCAATGCTCCCAATTTCGGGTAGCGCATATACTTATTCGTATGCTGCTTTTGGCGAATTTATCGCTTGGATAATAGGATGGGATTTAATACTTGAATATGCGGTTGGAAACATCGCCGTTGCTATAAGTTGGTCCGCATACTTTGTTGAACTGCTACGAGGTTTTGGAATCACGCTCCCAGCTTGGCTCACAACTGATTATGTGCGTGCCTTGAATTCACCCGAAATTTTAGCCTCAGCGCCCAAGCTAACTCTACCATTTTTAAATAAAACAATACCGATTTTTTTTAATTTACCAGCTTTTGGAATCGTAGCATTAATAACCGTTGTTCTCGTGATTGGAATAAGAGAAAGTTCCACTTTTAATGCAGTTATGGTTGCGATTAAACTGGTGATTTTATTATTCTTCATAATTGTTGGGGCTTTTTATGTGAAGCCAGAAAACTGGCATCCTTTCGCACCCAATGGATGGAAAGGGATAATGACGGGAGCTGCACTTGTCTTCTTTGCATATATTGGTTTTGATGCCATTTCAACAGCTGCTGAAGAGACAAAAAATCCGCAAAAAGATTTACCCATCGGGATAATCGCTTCACTAATTATAACGACGATATTATATATTGCCGTGGCGATTGTTTTGACCGGGATGATTCACTATTCCGAGTTAAATGTTCCTGAGCCACTTGCAAAAGCTTTTAGTGTTATCGGCTTGAATTGGGCAGCTGGGATTGTCTCTTTTGGCGCTGTGGTCTCAACAACGGCGGTCTTACTTGTCTTTCAGCTTGGACAACCAAGGATATTTTTTTCAATGGCAAGGGATGGTCTTCTCCCTCAATGGTTTGCTAAAATTCATCCGAAATTTAAAACACCTTATGTGACAACAATACTCACCGGTGTTTTTGTCGCTATACCAGCTGCATTTGCAGATATAGGAGAAGCCGCTGAGCTTACGAATATAGGAACTCTTTTTGCTTTTGTTTTGACTTCTGGTGGTGTTCTCATTTTAAGATATACTTCGCCTGAAACGAAAAGACACTTTAAAACACCACTTGTCCCAATTGTGCCGATCCTTGCAATTTTATCGTGTTTTTATCTTATGTTGAGTTTACCGTTAATAACCTGGATTCGCTTCCTCATTTGGCTGTTGATCGGCTTAGCGATTTACTTCGTTTATGGAATTAAACATAGTAAGCTTATTGAGAGGGAGAGCAAATCATGA
- a CDS encoding SPL family radical SAM protein, which translates to MKRKILKLIETNKALSKSRIPGIDYTINPYFGCEFGCSYCYADFMSRFSKFRKVFPDDIEWGDFVGVKINIVERLEIELKKILAKSSLLGEQEFNIWFSIMTDPYQFAEKKFLLTRRCLEVLLKYSGEGFKLNVGVLTRSPLVLRDIDLFKQFIGEKSIEIGISITTDNDNIRKIFEPEAPTIRSRIKTLEKLKENNLKTFAFIGPILPMDARELANQISDFVDYVLIDRMNYVWRTAAIYRANSIEFAMSDSYFNVVSEALVEEFSSKGIAVEVLFQNKG; encoded by the coding sequence ATGAAAAGGAAGATCTTAAAGCTGATAGAGACAAATAAAGCCCTTTCTAAGTCAAGGATTCCGGGGATTGATTATACAATAAACCCGTATTTTGGGTGTGAATTTGGTTGCTCATATTGCTATGCGGATTTTATGTCACGTTTTTCAAAATTTCGCAAGGTTTTCCCAGATGACATTGAATGGGGCGACTTTGTTGGCGTTAAGATAAACATCGTTGAAAGGTTGGAAATTGAATTGAAAAAAATTCTCGCAAAAAGTTCATTGCTTGGGGAACAAGAATTTAACATTTGGTTTAGTATAATGACCGATCCGTATCAATTTGCCGAAAAGAAATTTTTATTGACAAGAAGATGCCTTGAGGTTTTGCTTAAATACAGCGGTGAAGGATTTAAATTAAATGTTGGGGTCTTAACGCGCTCACCCCTTGTGTTAAGGGATATTGATTTGTTTAAACAATTCATCGGAGAGAAAAGCATTGAAATTGGAATTTCAATCACGACGGACAATGATAACATTAGGAAAATTTTTGAGCCAGAAGCTCCGACGATAAGAAGTCGCATTAAAACGCTTGAAAAATTAAAGGAAAACAACTTAAAGACATTTGCTTTTATTGGACCAATTTTGCCGATGGATGCGAGAGAACTTGCAAATCAAATTAGTGATTTTGTTGATTATGTGTTAATTGATAGAATGAATTATGTTTGGCGAACTGCGGCAATTTATAGAGCTAATTCAATTGAGTTTGCGATGAGCGATAGTTATTTTAATGTTGTCTCTGAAGCACTTGTTGAGGAATTTTCGTCAAAAGGGATAGCAGTTGAAGTTCTCTTCCAAAACAAAGGTTGA
- a CDS encoding M14 family metallopeptidase, which produces MRAKLRLFWLFLFLYPVLIFGQINSPERYFGFRMGEDKKLIGWGEIVGYFKYVSANSDRVIVEELGKTTLGKPFIVAIASSERNIKNLENLKEIQRKLAKPYTLGEDEAKRLTRNGKVFVLITMNIHSTEIASSQESVELIYEFATRNDDEMKNILENCVILLIPSLNPDGQQMVVDWYKKYVGTKYEASPMPWLYHYYAGHDNNRDWHFFSLVETRLTAKVLYHDWFPQVVYDQHQMGSDGPRFFVPPYSDPVNPNVLPEIMALTNLFGKYIVFDMVQKGFKGVVTGGRFNAYFQGTMSKTPLWHNRVGILSEAASVRIATPIYIPYGSVRGLGDEIPDNSLSNNNLNPFEEGWWRLRDIIEYEKAATYAILNFSANNREKILWTFYNANKKSIEKGLNEPPFAYIIDLNQQNDPNSAIELLKRLQFAGVEIYKAKKSFIVESKVFSENTFIIPLSQPCRPFIKDVMEVQNYPDIRLYPDGPPKRPYDVTAWTLPLQMGVNVFELKEKKEIQMEKVSLIDFGESKFIGKGNFIVIERRFINSYRLVNLLMKDGIKVFTAKAGDFKGNFVLKNDKVTIDKIKTYSKNLGIELKIVNDLKESELVEIKKKNVGIYQPWITSMDEGWTRLVLDSFYFDYRVFHNKEMKDKKTFDEIDVLILPSMGANAILEGRGFRGTQRIDFPSMPEEYEGGIGKEGVENIKNFLKRGGTLITLGEASNFAIEQLGISVRNDLKNLGPKEFFAPGTIVNLKLNDPDNPISYGLTKQVPAYIINPIAFSTSVYSDKISAIATFDDENVLLSGYLLGSDKIKGKIALCEVPYEKGKILLFAFRPQHRSQTWATFKFLFNAILN; this is translated from the coding sequence ATGAGAGCAAAACTTCGCCTTTTTTGGTTGTTTTTATTCCTTTATCCGGTTTTGATTTTTGGGCAGATAAATTCGCCAGAGCGATATTTCGGTTTCAGAATGGGGGAGGATAAGAAATTAATCGGATGGGGTGAAATCGTTGGCTATTTTAAATATGTTTCTGCTAATTCAGATAGAGTAATCGTTGAAGAGCTTGGTAAGACAACGCTTGGGAAGCCCTTTATCGTTGCCATTGCTTCTTCAGAGAGGAATATAAAAAATCTTGAAAATTTAAAAGAGATTCAACGAAAACTTGCCAAACCATATACGCTCGGTGAAGACGAAGCAAAGAGATTAACACGGAATGGAAAGGTCTTTGTCTTAATAACGATGAACATTCATTCCACTGAAATAGCTTCAAGTCAAGAATCGGTTGAGTTAATTTATGAATTTGCGACGAGAAATGATGATGAAATGAAGAATATCCTTGAAAATTGCGTAATTCTTCTAATTCCATCGTTAAATCCTGACGGGCAACAGATGGTTGTTGATTGGTATAAAAAATATGTCGGGACAAAGTATGAAGCATCCCCGATGCCCTGGCTTTATCATTATTATGCTGGGCACGATAATAACAGGGATTGGCACTTTTTTAGTTTAGTTGAGACGCGACTCACGGCAAAGGTTTTATATCACGATTGGTTCCCACAGGTCGTTTACGATCAACATCAAATGGGTTCTGATGGTCCAAGGTTTTTTGTGCCACCATATTCTGACCCAGTGAATCCGAATGTTTTACCTGAGATAATGGCTTTGACGAATTTGTTTGGGAAATATATTGTGTTTGATATGGTACAAAAAGGGTTTAAAGGTGTTGTAACTGGTGGAAGGTTCAACGCGTACTTTCAAGGGACAATGTCAAAAACACCGCTTTGGCATAATCGCGTTGGAATTCTATCTGAAGCAGCGAGCGTGAGAATTGCCACCCCGATTTACATCCCTTATGGTAGTGTAAGGGGTCTTGGGGATGAAATACCAGATAATAGCTTGTCAAATAATAATTTGAATCCGTTTGAGGAGGGATGGTGGAGATTAAGGGATATAATTGAATATGAGAAAGCAGCAACATATGCGATATTAAACTTTTCGGCAAATAACAGAGAGAAAATTCTTTGGACATTTTACAATGCGAATAAAAAATCAATTGAAAAGGGTTTGAATGAACCTCCATTTGCCTATATCATTGACCTAAACCAACAAAATGACCCAAATTCTGCTATTGAACTTTTAAAGCGTTTGCAATTCGCAGGGGTTGAAATTTACAAAGCTAAAAAATCTTTCATTGTGGAAAGCAAAGTGTTTTCTGAAAATACTTTCATCATCCCTCTCTCACAGCCATGCAGGCCATTCATTAAAGATGTGATGGAAGTTCAAAATTATCCTGATATTCGGCTTTATCCCGATGGACCTCCAAAAAGACCTTACGATGTAACTGCATGGACTTTGCCTTTGCAGATGGGGGTCAATGTCTTTGAGTTGAAAGAGAAAAAGGAAATACAAATGGAAAAGGTTAGCTTGATTGATTTTGGGGAATCAAAATTCATAGGAAAGGGAAATTTCATTGTTATTGAAAGGAGGTTTATAAATTCATATCGTCTCGTCAATTTGCTTATGAAAGATGGAATTAAGGTCTTCACAGCAAAAGCTGGTGACTTTAAAGGGAATTTTGTCTTGAAAAACGATAAAGTTACAATTGATAAGATAAAGACGTATTCAAAAAATCTTGGGATTGAGCTTAAAATAGTTAACGACTTGAAAGAGAGCGAGCTTGTTGAGATAAAGAAAAAGAATGTTGGTATTTATCAACCGTGGATAACGAGCATGGATGAGGGCTGGACACGGCTTGTCCTTGACAGCTTTTATTTTGATTACAGGGTTTTTCACAATAAAGAAATGAAGGATAAAAAGACATTTGATGAAATTGATGTGCTAATTCTTCCGAGCATGGGGGCAAATGCTATTCTTGAGGGGAGAGGATTCAGAGGAACACAAAGGATTGATTTCCCAAGTATGCCTGAGGAATATGAGGGTGGTATTGGAAAAGAGGGTGTTGAAAATATAAAAAACTTTTTAAAACGAGGTGGGACTTTGATAACCCTTGGAGAAGCAAGCAACTTCGCAATAGAACAATTGGGCATATCTGTTAGAAATGATTTGAAAAATTTAGGCCCGAAAGAATTTTTCGCACCTGGGACAATTGTAAATTTAAAACTAAATGACCCTGATAATCCAATTTCTTACGGCTTAACAAAACAAGTTCCGGCTTATATTATAAATCCCATTGCTTTTTCAACCTCTGTTTATTCTGATAAAATCAGCGCGATTGCAACATTTGACGATGAAAATGTCCTTCTCAGCGGTTATCTGCTTGGCTCGGATAAGATCAAAGGGAAAATTGCACTTTGTGAAGTCCCGTATGAGAAGGGGAAAATTTTGTTGTTTGCGTTCAGACCCCAACATAGGTCCCAAACTTGGGCAACATTTAAATTTTTATTCAATGCAATTCTAAATTAA
- a CDS encoding tryptophanase translates to MTKFKTIIEPFKIKAVEPIKFTTEEEREEILRKAGYNVFNIPAEDVIIDLLTDSGTNAMSSKQWAGIMDGDESYAGSRSFFRFEKVVKRITGFKHVIPVHQGRAAEKILFSIVAGPGKFIPNNTHFDTTRANIEFVGGTAVDLPIPEGVQPDVWHPFKGNMDVERLENFIKEKGPENIPLVMLTVTNNSNGGQPVSMKNIREVKEVCSKYGIPLFLDACRFAENAYFIKKREKGYENKSILEVVQEMFSYADGCTMSAKKDAFANIGGFLALNDDELAIKARNVLIVTEGFPTYGGLAGRDLEAIAQGLEEVIDENYLVYRIRSVEYLAEKLIERGIPVLIPPGGHAVYLDARRFAPHIPPEQFPGQSIVVELYRVGGIRGVEIGSVMFGRKDKETGKFIPHTMELVRLAIPRRVYTQSHIDYVVEVITEVYKNRDKLKGYRIVWEAPLLRHFTARFEPIE, encoded by the coding sequence ATGACGAAGTTCAAAACAATCATTGAACCATTTAAAATTAAAGCTGTTGAACCGATAAAATTTACAACGGAAGAGGAAAGAGAGGAAATTTTAAGAAAAGCTGGATACAATGTTTTCAACATCCCAGCTGAAGATGTTATAATTGACCTTTTAACTGATAGTGGGACAAATGCGATGAGTTCAAAACAATGGGCTGGCATAATGGATGGGGATGAATCATACGCTGGGTCAAGAAGTTTTTTCAGGTTTGAAAAAGTAGTCAAAAGAATAACAGGGTTTAAGCATGTTATACCTGTTCATCAAGGTAGAGCAGCTGAAAAAATCTTGTTTTCAATTGTAGCTGGACCTGGTAAATTCATTCCTAACAACACACATTTTGATACTACGAGGGCGAATATTGAATTTGTCGGTGGAACAGCGGTTGATTTACCCATACCTGAGGGTGTTCAACCAGATGTATGGCATCCATTCAAGGGGAATATGGATGTTGAGCGACTTGAAAATTTTATAAAGGAGAAAGGACCGGAAAATATACCTCTTGTTATGTTAACGGTTACAAACAATTCAAACGGAGGACAACCTGTCTCAATGAAAAATATAAGAGAGGTAAAAGAGGTCTGCAGTAAATATGGAATTCCTTTGTTTCTTGATGCTTGTCGTTTTGCTGAAAATGCTTACTTCATAAAAAAGAGGGAAAAAGGTTATGAGAACAAAAGCATTCTTGAAGTTGTGCAGGAGATGTTCTCATATGCTGATGGCTGTACGATGAGCGCCAAGAAGGACGCATTTGCAAATATCGGCGGGTTCCTTGCTCTTAACGATGATGAGCTTGCTATTAAAGCGAGAAATGTTTTGATCGTAACTGAAGGTTTTCCAACTTATGGAGGGCTTGCTGGAAGAGACCTGGAAGCAATAGCTCAAGGTCTTGAAGAAGTGATTGATGAAAATTACCTTGTTTATAGAATTAGATCCGTTGAATATCTTGCGGAGAAATTGATTGAAAGAGGTATTCCCGTTTTAATCCCACCCGGTGGTCATGCGGTATATCTTGATGCGAGGCGATTTGCTCCACATATACCGCCAGAGCAATTTCCGGGACAATCAATCGTTGTTGAGCTTTATAGAGTTGGTGGAATAAGAGGTGTTGAGATCGGAAGCGTTATGTTTGGGAGAAAAGATAAAGAAACGGGTAAATTCATCCCGCATACGATGGAGCTTGTTCGTCTTGCTATTCCGAGGAGGGTTTATACACAAAGTCATATTGATTATGTCGTTGAGGTGATCACTGAGGTTTATAAAAATAGGGACAAATTAAAAGGGTACAGGATTGTTTGGGAGGCGCCACTTTTAAGGCATTTTACAGCGAGATTTGAACCGATAGAGTAA
- a CDS encoding M1 family aminopeptidase: MFFRFLIITISLATVVYCDVFDVLHYEIYIDLYKGLVERNGFYNGSVKIKFLLKEDASSIKFHAVKDVVSVDSVFLLSGWFNVELNFQQDSENLNINFPRVLSSGDTVELKVYFRRSSNLDRGYYFYKKEEAQIPYDIAYTMTEPSDARFWFPCYDEPWDKATVELIIKVPKNFLVAGNGLLIRDEIIGDERIFYWRSIFPMSTYLMAFATSEYITFSDWYKKVTNPADSIEIKYYVWREDSLKAVNAFKNVVDMMKFFSVRFGEYPFEKYGMVAVYPFSYGGMEHQTMTTINRRWLNGNYEGGIAHELAHQWWGNLVTCENWVEIWLNEGFASYGDALYTEYKYGREAFVSKLKSWANSYFKEDSSIRYAIYNPPPGKLFGTAVYFKGAWVLHMLRNLIGDSTFFKILQEWGRRYAYGTGTTRKFNDIVNEVTKSNFDWFFEQWVLDSGYPVFDFYATILDSQIVINIRQVQKNSRIFKVPIEFKISTQSFDTLLTFWNYTPDTIYVVKFGFIANRDDLKVEFDPDEKILKKVNAIVINKAEASTPLNFKLYQNYPNPFNFETKIDFEIGGKVGKIYKCKISLYDVLGRKIKDIFEGEFPVGRYSLNLKLNDLGSGIYFCELIVEDIGEIVYQGRIKMVLLK; encoded by the coding sequence ATGTTTTTCAGGTTTTTAATCATTACCATTTCCCTCGCTACAGTGGTTTATTGTGATGTTTTTGATGTCCTTCATTATGAAATTTACATTGACCTTTATAAAGGTCTTGTTGAAAGGAATGGTTTTTACAATGGCTCTGTAAAAATTAAGTTTCTCTTGAAAGAGGATGCTTCATCTATCAAATTTCACGCTGTAAAAGATGTGGTTTCCGTTGATTCGGTTTTTCTTTTGTCGGGTTGGTTTAATGTTGAGCTAAATTTCCAACAGGATTCCGAAAATCTTAATATAAATTTCCCGAGGGTTCTTTCCTCCGGGGACACAGTTGAGTTAAAAGTTTATTTCAGGCGAAGTTCTAATTTGGATCGTGGTTATTACTTTTATAAAAAAGAAGAAGCACAAATTCCGTATGATATCGCTTATACAATGACTGAACCATCTGACGCAAGGTTTTGGTTTCCCTGTTATGATGAACCCTGGGATAAAGCAACCGTTGAACTTATCATAAAGGTACCAAAAAATTTTCTTGTCGCTGGAAATGGGCTATTAATAAGGGATGAAATAATTGGGGATGAACGGATTTTTTATTGGAGGTCAATCTTTCCGATGTCAACTTACCTTATGGCTTTTGCTACATCCGAGTATATAACATTTTCGGATTGGTATAAAAAGGTCACAAACCCAGCCGATTCAATTGAAATTAAATACTATGTTTGGCGTGAGGATTCGTTGAAAGCGGTGAACGCTTTTAAAAATGTTGTTGATATGATGAAATTTTTCTCCGTTAGATTTGGTGAATATCCATTTGAAAAATATGGAATGGTCGCTGTTTACCCATTCAGTTATGGTGGGATGGAACATCAAACGATGACAACAATAAACAGGCGATGGCTCAATGGAAACTATGAAGGGGGAATCGCTCACGAGCTTGCTCATCAATGGTGGGGTAACCTTGTGACTTGTGAAAATTGGGTTGAGATATGGCTGAATGAGGGCTTTGCATCATATGGCGATGCATTATATACCGAGTATAAGTACGGAAGAGAAGCTTTTGTCTCAAAGCTTAAAAGTTGGGCGAATTCGTATTTTAAAGAAGATTCGTCAATTAGGTATGCGATTTATAATCCACCGCCTGGAAAACTTTTTGGAACAGCTGTCTACTTCAAGGGTGCATGGGTTTTACATATGTTGAGGAATTTAATAGGTGATTCAACCTTTTTCAAAATCCTTCAAGAATGGGGGAGAAGATATGCTTATGGAACAGGCACAACAAGAAAATTCAACGATATCGTAAACGAGGTAACCAAAAGTAATTTTGATTGGTTTTTTGAACAGTGGGTTTTGGATTCGGGTTATCCAGTTTTTGATTTTTACGCAACCATCCTTGATTCGCAAATTGTAATTAACATCAGGCAAGTTCAAAAAAATAGCAGAATTTTCAAAGTTCCAATTGAATTTAAAATCAGCACACAAAGTTTTGATACACTTTTAACTTTCTGGAATTACACTCCGGATACGATTTATGTGGTGAAATTCGGTTTTATCGCTAACAGAGATGATTTAAAAGTTGAATTTGATCCAGACGAGAAAATCTTGAAGAAGGTGAACGCTATCGTTATAAACAAAGCTGAAGCGAGCACACCTTTGAACTTCAAACTTTACCAGAACTATCCAAACCCGTTTAATTTTGAGACGAAAATTGATTTTGAAATTGGGGGAAAGGTGGGCAAAATCTACAAGTGTAAGATTTCACTTTATGATGTATTGGGGAGGAAAATTAAAGATATTTTTGAGGGCGAGTTTCCCGTTGGAAGATACTCGCTCAACTTGAAGTTAAATGATTTAGGTTCGGGGATTTACTTCTGTGAGCTAATTGTAGAAGATATTGGAGAAATTGTCTATCAAGGCAGGATCAAAATGGTTTTGTTAAAATAA